A genome region from Labilibaculum antarcticum includes the following:
- a CDS encoding glycoside hydrolase family 30 protein, producing the protein MKNFKYYLSFLFILVLMGCNAKQDDLSVEVYETSANGNKLKKITEFTSGNDAVTIQLLPDNQYQTITGFGGSFTEASAYLLNNLSKKNRELILEAYFGSEGAKYSLTRTHINSCDFSLSNYSYAPVEGDMALKNFSIEEDRDDIIPMIKEAMAISEDGFKILSSPWTAPPWMKDNKQWCGGKLLPEYYDTWALFFSKYISAYKNEGIDIWGLTVENEPLGNNSNWESMHYSPEEMVEFVSKHLGPKLENDGLDVKILGYDQNRDELEEWADIMYKDEESAKYFDGMAIHWYASTYDFMPETLQNTYKKAPNKLMIQTEACVDSEIPHWQDDAWYWSKEATDWGWDWAPEEQKHLHPKYVPVYRYARDIIGCMNNNVQGWIDWNMVLDKQGGPNWFQNWCVAPVIVDIETDEVYFTPLYQTMAHFSKYIRPGAVRIGFEISDKDLMMTAAQNLDGSIAVVVLNMNKEAKQLKLELEGKETTFKIDAQAIQTIIINTDWIN; encoded by the coding sequence ATGAAAAATTTTAAATACTACTTATCCTTTTTATTCATACTTGTTTTAATGGGATGCAATGCAAAGCAAGACGATTTGTCCGTTGAGGTTTACGAAACTTCGGCTAATGGCAATAAGCTAAAAAAGATAACTGAATTTACTTCAGGGAATGATGCAGTAACTATTCAGTTATTGCCGGATAATCAGTATCAAACCATTACTGGATTTGGTGGATCGTTTACCGAAGCATCGGCATACTTGCTAAATAATTTGAGTAAGAAAAATCGAGAATTAATTCTGGAAGCCTATTTTGGATCGGAAGGTGCCAAATATTCCTTAACACGCACACATATTAATTCTTGTGATTTTTCCTTGAGCAACTATTCCTACGCACCTGTTGAAGGAGATATGGCTTTGAAGAATTTCTCAATTGAAGAAGATCGGGATGATATCATTCCAATGATCAAAGAAGCAATGGCAATATCCGAAGATGGATTTAAAATTCTTTCGTCGCCATGGACGGCACCGCCTTGGATGAAAGATAATAAGCAGTGGTGTGGAGGTAAATTGCTGCCTGAATACTACGATACCTGGGCGCTTTTTTTCTCAAAATACATATCTGCTTACAAAAATGAAGGCATCGATATTTGGGGATTGACAGTAGAGAATGAGCCACTGGGAAATAACAGCAACTGGGAGAGTATGCATTATTCTCCTGAGGAAATGGTTGAATTTGTAAGTAAGCATCTGGGTCCTAAATTAGAAAATGACGGTCTTGATGTTAAGATTTTAGGCTACGACCAAAACCGTGATGAGCTGGAAGAATGGGCTGATATCATGTACAAAGATGAGGAATCGGCGAAATATTTTGATGGCATGGCCATACATTGGTATGCCAGTACTTACGATTTTATGCCTGAAACTTTACAAAACACCTACAAGAAAGCGCCAAATAAATTAATGATTCAAACGGAGGCATGTGTCGATTCAGAGATTCCTCATTGGCAGGATGATGCATGGTATTGGTCAAAAGAAGCAACTGATTGGGGCTGGGATTGGGCACCGGAAGAACAAAAGCATCTTCATCCCAAATACGTGCCAGTATACCGTTACGCCAGAGATATCATTGGTTGCATGAACAATAATGTACAAGGGTGGATAGACTGGAATATGGTATTAGACAAACAAGGTGGTCCTAATTGGTTTCAGAACTGGTGCGTTGCTCCGGTAATCGTTGATATTGAAACTGATGAAGTCTACTTTACGCCTTTGTACCAAACTATGGCACATTTTAGCAAGTACATCAGGCCAGGTGCAGTTCGTATTGGATTCGAAATTTCTGATAAAGACCTAATGATGACAGCGGCACAAAATCTTGATGGATCTATTGCAGTGGTGGTTCTGAATATGAATAAAGAAGCCAAACAATTGAAATTAGAATTGGAAGGAAAAGAAACTACTTTCAAAATTGATGCTCAAGCTATACAAACAATTATAATTAATACCGATTGGATAAATTAG
- a CDS encoding MFS transporter yields the protein MTHYKTAQEDIVPLGQKLAFGSGHLANQLFPAALGVFMVVLVMSLGMNPVLAGILGALPRFLDALTDPIMGFISDNTKSKWGRRKPYILVGSVITGVAFMVMWQLNPEDSQTYNFFYFLFVSIFFYIGYTIFATPLIGLGYEMTPDYNERTRLMAVSQWMGQIAWMIAPWFWVIIYDPTIFESAPEGARVLSIWVGAICMVLGILPALFNKELILPEDSKQANLSMKDLAVNTKEFLRGIKLTIKNKPFMKLCGATFFIFNGFQTVAQFAMFIIVYYLFQGDKVAAGGWPAWFGTISAMATAFLVIPVVTKISEKLGKKNAFVIATVISIIGYALKWWGFNPDNPWLMFMPIPFLSFGIGGLFTLMMSMTADVCDLDELNNGERREGMFGAVYWWMVKLGTALALLTSGIVLQMVGFNESVDQQSVETLTNLRIADIIIPIVTALMAILLVWKYDITEKRSHEIREALVARRGKVKHEGKEIGNNDVIGEIIPDKI from the coding sequence ATGACACACTATAAAACAGCACAGGAAGACATTGTCCCATTAGGACAGAAACTCGCATTTGGATCAGGACACTTGGCGAATCAGCTATTTCCAGCTGCGCTTGGTGTGTTTATGGTTGTTCTTGTAATGTCTTTGGGAATGAATCCAGTGCTAGCTGGTATCTTGGGTGCGTTACCCAGATTTCTTGATGCTTTAACTGATCCTATAATGGGATTCATTTCGGATAATACCAAATCAAAATGGGGACGACGAAAACCATATATTTTGGTTGGAAGTGTTATAACCGGTGTTGCCTTTATGGTGATGTGGCAATTGAATCCAGAGGATTCACAAACTTATAATTTCTTCTATTTCTTATTCGTTTCTATATTTTTCTACATCGGATATACCATTTTCGCTACTCCCCTAATAGGTTTGGGCTACGAAATGACTCCAGATTATAATGAGCGCACTCGTTTAATGGCTGTTTCGCAGTGGATGGGACAGATCGCATGGATGATTGCTCCATGGTTTTGGGTGATTATATATGACCCTACCATTTTTGAATCAGCACCCGAAGGAGCACGTGTTTTGTCAATTTGGGTAGGAGCTATTTGTATGGTGCTAGGTATTTTACCGGCTTTATTCAATAAAGAATTGATATTGCCAGAAGATAGCAAGCAGGCCAATTTGTCAATGAAAGATTTAGCTGTTAATACCAAAGAATTTTTGAGAGGTATAAAACTAACGATCAAGAATAAACCATTTATGAAGCTTTGTGGGGCTACATTTTTCATATTCAATGGATTTCAAACTGTCGCACAGTTTGCAATGTTCATTATTGTCTATTATCTTTTTCAAGGAGATAAAGTTGCTGCAGGAGGTTGGCCGGCATGGTTTGGTACTATTAGTGCTATGGCCACCGCTTTTCTTGTTATTCCCGTTGTGACAAAAATATCAGAAAAATTAGGGAAGAAAAATGCCTTTGTTATAGCAACAGTGATTTCCATTATTGGATATGCCCTTAAGTGGTGGGGATTCAATCCTGACAATCCATGGTTGATGTTTATGCCTATTCCATTCTTATCATTCGGAATTGGTGGATTGTTTACACTTATGATGTCGATGACAGCTGATGTTTGCGATTTAGATGAACTGAACAATGGGGAACGAAGAGAGGGAATGTTTGGAGCCGTTTACTGGTGGATGGTTAAGTTGGGGACAGCCTTGGCATTGCTTACAAGTGGTATTGTTTTGCAAATGGTTGGTTTTAACGAATCAGTCGATCAACAAAGCGTTGAAACATTAACTAATCTTCGAATTGCAGATATAATAATTCCAATTGTTACAGCATTAATGGCTATTCTACTTGTGTGGAAATATGATATAACAGAGAAGAGATCTCATGAAATCAGAGAAGCTTTGGTTGCTCGACGCGGTAAGGTGAAGCATGAAGGTAAAGAGATTGGTAATAATGATGTTATAGGCGAAATTATACCTGATAAAATATAA
- a CDS encoding glycosyl hydrolase family 17 protein, whose product MKNSRLIKRNTGMMITLVISIMLISCKNEKKVSQKDLDSTKTTKIEIKQTSKDLLNGVSKAVCYSGFRTGQHPDRGEGAVNPSDEQILEDLQIISHDSLFNLIRLYDSGENSEAVLQIIEENKLDIKVMLGIWLKAELSAHETCEWLTEPIPADVLAQNAIANQKEIQEGIRLATKYSESVIAVNVGNEALVEWNDHKVDTDSIISYVQKVQKAIQQPVTVADNYEWWAAKGQTLAKTVDFISIHVYPVWEGKDINEAMSYTIENVQKVRNALPDSKIVITEAGWATAASEFGERASEEKQKQYYNDLMKWSSEMNITTFFFEAFDEDWKGETANALGAEKHWGLYTVDRKPKKVML is encoded by the coding sequence ATGAAAAACTCACGACTAATTAAAAGGAATACTGGCATGATGATCACTTTGGTGATTTCAATCATGTTGATATCCTGTAAAAATGAAAAGAAAGTGTCTCAAAAAGATTTAGATTCAACCAAGACAACTAAGATAGAAATTAAGCAAACTAGTAAAGACTTATTAAATGGAGTTTCGAAGGCGGTTTGCTATTCTGGTTTTAGAACAGGTCAGCATCCCGATAGAGGAGAAGGAGCCGTTAATCCAAGCGATGAACAGATTCTTGAAGACCTTCAGATTATCTCTCATGATTCACTTTTCAATTTGATTCGTTTGTACGATTCGGGTGAAAATTCGGAAGCTGTACTTCAAATAATTGAAGAAAATAAGCTTGACATTAAAGTAATGTTGGGCATTTGGTTAAAAGCAGAATTGAGTGCTCATGAAACTTGTGAATGGTTAACGGAACCAATTCCAGCTGACGTTTTAGCGCAAAACGCCATTGCAAACCAGAAGGAAATACAAGAAGGAATTCGTTTGGCTACAAAATATTCCGAATCAGTAATTGCTGTTAATGTTGGCAATGAAGCTTTGGTTGAATGGAACGATCACAAGGTAGATACAGATTCAATTATTTCCTATGTGCAGAAAGTTCAGAAGGCAATTCAACAACCCGTTACTGTTGCTGATAATTACGAGTGGTGGGCTGCTAAGGGGCAAACATTAGCGAAGACAGTCGATTTTATTTCAATTCATGTTTATCCTGTTTGGGAAGGCAAAGACATTAACGAGGCGATGTCTTATACCATTGAAAATGTACAAAAAGTTAGAAATGCACTTCCTGACAGCAAGATTGTAATCACCGAAGCAGGATGGGCGACAGCAGCCTCTGAATTTGGAGAAAGAGCCAGCGAAGAAAAGCAGAAACAATATTATAATGACCTGATGAAATGGTCTTCCGAAATGAACATTACAACCTTCTTTTTTGAGGCTTTTGACGAAGATTGGAAAGGAGAAACTGCGAATGCGCTAGGAGCAGAAAAGCATTGGGGTTTATATACTGTAGACAGAAAACCCAAAAAAGTGATGCTGTAA
- a CDS encoding glycoside hydrolase family 17 protein: protein MNRNEPLTIEPGKAICYSGFREGQSPDTGVYPTYEQIKEDLLILHDHWKYLRLYDCDEQTDLVLEVIRKEKLDFKVMLGAYIGAEMNNFGCPWGGSYSEEELIQNKERNQTQIYKLIKLANQYPEIIFSLSAGNEALVNWSDHYVPMESVIKYVRMIKAGAKQPVTFCENYAPWLDKLKALVDEVDFISIHTYPVWEYKNIHEAMEYTKQNYYSVADKYPHKPVVITEAGWATNSNGRGISSENVSQDLQEIYYNDLIGWSEKEEVLTFVFEAFDEPWKGSQEPMEPEKHWGLFTVDRKPKKVMRKIYTEL from the coding sequence ATGAATAGAAACGAACCACTTACTATAGAACCTGGAAAAGCGATTTGTTATTCGGGTTTCAGAGAAGGACAGAGCCCGGATACGGGTGTTTATCCAACTTACGAGCAAATAAAAGAGGATCTTTTAATCCTACATGATCATTGGAAATATCTTCGATTATATGATTGCGATGAGCAAACAGATCTTGTTTTGGAGGTGATTCGAAAAGAAAAGCTCGATTTTAAAGTAATGTTAGGTGCCTACATAGGTGCGGAGATGAATAATTTTGGTTGTCCGTGGGGAGGTTCATATTCCGAAGAGGAATTGATCCAAAACAAGGAGCGAAATCAGACTCAGATTTATAAGCTAATTAAATTGGCCAATCAATATCCTGAAATTATTTTTTCCTTATCGGCAGGGAATGAAGCATTGGTTAACTGGTCAGATCATTACGTGCCAATGGAAAGTGTGATTAAGTATGTTCGCATGATTAAAGCAGGAGCGAAGCAACCTGTTACATTTTGTGAAAATTATGCGCCATGGCTCGATAAATTGAAAGCTCTGGTTGATGAAGTTGATTTCATATCCATTCATACTTATCCGGTGTGGGAATATAAAAATATTCATGAGGCAATGGAATACACCAAGCAAAATTATTACAGTGTAGCCGATAAGTATCCTCACAAACCAGTTGTGATTACCGAAGCTGGTTGGGCAACCAACTCTAACGGAAGAGGTATTTCGTCTGAAAATGTGAGTCAGGATTTACAGGAAATTTATTACAATGATTTGATCGGTTGGAGCGAGAAAGAAGAGGTTCTAACTTTTGTTTTCGAGGCTTTTGATGAGCCATGGAAAGGATCTCAGGAACCCATGGAACCGGAAAAACATTGGGGCCTTTTTACGGTCGATCGAAAACCAAAAAAGGTGATGCGAAAAATATACACAGAATTATAA
- a CDS encoding glycoside hydrolase family 17 protein encodes MSVRSEYLMSLAGMDLSGKTEDQLVSLYNKLLNNGMHGLCFSPYEEGQEPGTELSEEQIRRRIDIIKPHSKWVRSFSCTEGNELIPKIAKENGMKTMVGAWLGKYKSINEQEITNLIEVAKAGYADIVAVGNEVLYREDLTEDQLLDYIYRVKKALPGITVGYVDAYYEFGNRPKITEACDVILANCYPFWEGCSLEQSYLYMKDMYNRALQAGKGKKVIITETGWPNVGENFYGAEPSTVNALKYFINTQLWSKQDDIDVFYFSSFDETWKTDDEGDVGASWGIWDKNEKLKFAQ; translated from the coding sequence ATGTCAGTAAGAAGTGAATATTTAATGTCTCTTGCCGGAATGGATCTTTCCGGTAAAACGGAAGATCAATTAGTCTCTCTGTACAATAAATTGTTGAATAATGGCATGCACGGATTATGTTTTAGTCCATACGAGGAAGGGCAAGAGCCTGGAACTGAGCTGAGCGAGGAGCAAATTAGAAGAAGAATTGATATTATCAAGCCACATAGCAAATGGGTTAGATCATTTTCTTGTACCGAAGGCAATGAATTGATTCCCAAAATTGCCAAAGAAAATGGGATGAAAACCATGGTTGGAGCTTGGTTGGGAAAATACAAAAGCATTAACGAACAGGAAATCACTAATCTGATTGAAGTTGCTAAAGCCGGTTATGCCGATATTGTTGCGGTTGGAAACGAGGTGCTTTATCGGGAGGATTTAACTGAAGATCAATTATTGGATTACATCTATAGGGTGAAAAAAGCACTTCCGGGAATTACTGTCGGATATGTTGATGCTTACTACGAATTTGGCAACCGTCCAAAAATAACAGAAGCTTGTGATGTGATATTAGCCAATTGTTATCCTTTTTGGGAAGGTTGTAGTTTGGAACAGTCTTATTTGTATATGAAAGACATGTACAATCGTGCATTACAAGCTGGAAAGGGAAAAAAAGTAATTATTACCGAAACAGGTTGGCCTAATGTTGGTGAGAATTTTTATGGTGCGGAACCGTCTACTGTAAATGCCCTTAAATATTTTATCAACACGCAATTGTGGTCAAAACAAGATGATATTGATGTTTTTTACTTCTCATCTTTCGATGAGACCTGGAAGACAGATGACGAAGGGGACGTAGGAGCTTCCTGGGGAATTTGGGATAAGAATGAGAAGCTAAAGTTTGCCCAATAA
- a CDS encoding sugar porter family MFS transporter, translated as MNLRYTVFVSLIVALGGFLMGFDASVISGVVKFIEPQFDLTKIQLGWAVSCLTLTATLAMMMAGPLSDKFGRRTILKYAAALYFLSAIGSAFAPNFLFLVVARMLGGFGVGASLIIAPVYIAEIAPSKLRGTMVSFNQLNIVLGITVAFFTNYMILQLGKSNAGWAEFLQFSTFNWRWMLGLEALPAIIYFVSLNFVPRSPRWLAMNGLDDEALVVMTKSLGAEEAEIQLKSITKSIKSSPQKEKVSFKELFKPSMKLVLLIGIVIAVTQQITGINSVFFYAPMIFEQTGIGTDASFSQAILVGLINLIFTLFAIWLVDRVGRKPLLIFGLSGIAISMFILSSGFGQATYQLTAKNIQECSLIAGSEDITSMENIVYNSDVEFNEALKACLSEQTFKEHQTDFISKAISINPWLVLIGILGFVASFAVSIGPVMWVLFSELFPNRVRGLAISFVGLINSGISFLVQLVFPWEQINFGNATTFLIYGIFGAIGLVFVFFMLPETKGKSLEELELILVKE; from the coding sequence ATGAATTTAAGATATACCGTTTTTGTTTCGCTCATAGTTGCATTAGGTGGTTTTTTAATGGGATTTGATGCCTCGGTTATATCGGGCGTTGTGAAATTTATTGAACCTCAATTCGATTTGACTAAAATTCAATTAGGATGGGCAGTTAGTTGTTTAACATTGACCGCAACCTTGGCAATGATGATGGCAGGCCCGTTAAGCGACAAATTCGGAAGAAGAACAATACTTAAATATGCAGCAGCATTATATTTTCTTTCAGCAATAGGATCTGCCTTTGCACCCAATTTTTTGTTTTTAGTAGTTGCTAGAATGCTTGGTGGTTTTGGTGTTGGTGCTTCATTAATTATTGCACCTGTATACATTGCCGAAATTGCACCTTCTAAATTAAGGGGAACTATGGTTTCCTTTAATCAATTGAATATTGTGTTAGGTATTACGGTTGCTTTTTTCACAAATTACATGATTTTGCAATTGGGAAAATCAAATGCAGGCTGGGCTGAATTCTTACAGTTTAGTACTTTCAATTGGCGTTGGATGTTAGGTCTGGAAGCCTTGCCTGCAATTATATATTTTGTATCTCTGAATTTTGTTCCCCGTAGTCCTAGATGGTTAGCCATGAATGGTTTGGATGATGAAGCCTTAGTGGTTATGACAAAATCTCTGGGTGCTGAGGAAGCGGAAATTCAACTGAAATCCATTACTAAAAGCATTAAATCATCCCCACAAAAGGAAAAAGTATCTTTTAAAGAGCTGTTTAAGCCCTCCATGAAATTGGTGTTGCTGATTGGTATTGTGATTGCGGTTACGCAACAAATTACCGGTATCAATTCAGTATTCTTTTATGCTCCTATGATTTTTGAACAAACCGGTATTGGTACCGATGCTTCATTTTCTCAGGCAATTTTAGTTGGCCTGATCAATCTGATATTTACACTTTTTGCAATATGGTTAGTCGACCGTGTTGGAAGAAAGCCACTTTTGATTTTTGGATTAAGCGGCATTGCAATTTCCATGTTTATTCTGTCTTCAGGATTTGGGCAGGCAACCTATCAACTTACTGCGAAAAATATTCAGGAATGCTCGTTAATTGCCGGTTCCGAGGATATTACTTCCATGGAAAACATTGTTTACAATAGCGATGTAGAATTTAATGAAGCTCTAAAGGCTTGCCTTAGTGAACAAACCTTCAAGGAACATCAGACCGATTTTATCTCGAAAGCAATTAGTATCAATCCTTGGTTGGTTCTGATAGGTATTCTTGGTTTTGTAGCCTCTTTCGCTGTTTCAATTGGACCGGTTATGTGGGTTCTTTTTTCAGAATTATTTCCGAACCGTGTTCGGGGTTTAGCCATTTCATTTGTTGGCTTAATAAACTCAGGAATCAGTTTTCTCGTTCAGCTTGTTTTCCCATGGGAGCAGATCAATTTTGGCAATGCAACAACATTTTTGATTTATGGAATTTTTGGTGCCATAGGACTTGTATTTGTCTTTTTCATGTTGCCCGAAACCAAAGGCAAATCTTTGGAAGAATTGGAATTGATCCTTGTAAAAGAATAA
- a CDS encoding glycoside hydrolase family 16 protein codes for MPLKNTILLLGTIFLLSSCNSKKSKTSDKSEGDSDNYQLVWSDEFDYTGLPDSTKWIYDTEGNLEGWGNSEAQHYTIAKKENAWVEDGVLNIIALKEQCEGKEYTSARLNSKENWLCGKIEVNAKLPKGRGTWSAIWMMPADWSFKDGDWPNIGEIDIMEHVGHNLGTIHASAHSKDYQWQINTQQTDTIHISDVAEKFHSYIWEWTPEVMRAYVDDQFYFEYKNEGLGVSKWPYTKPFSLILNVAVGGAWGGEEGIDDSAFPQSMEVDYVRIYQKK; via the coding sequence ATGCCACTAAAAAATACCATCCTACTATTGGGGACAATATTTCTCTTGTCTTCTTGCAATTCGAAGAAATCTAAAACTTCGGATAAAAGTGAAGGCGATTCCGACAATTATCAATTGGTTTGGAGCGATGAATTTGATTATACAGGCTTGCCTGATTCAACAAAATGGATTTACGATACAGAAGGAAATTTAGAAGGTTGGGGAAACAGCGAAGCTCAACATTATACAATAGCAAAGAAAGAAAATGCCTGGGTTGAAGATGGTGTTCTCAACATCATTGCATTAAAAGAACAGTGCGAAGGCAAGGAGTATACATCTGCCCGTTTAAATTCAAAAGAAAATTGGCTTTGCGGAAAAATTGAGGTGAACGCCAAACTCCCTAAGGGAAGAGGTACTTGGTCGGCTATCTGGATGATGCCTGCAGACTGGTCTTTTAAAGATGGAGATTGGCCAAATATTGGTGAAATAGACATCATGGAGCATGTTGGACATAATTTAGGCACAATTCACGCTTCCGCCCACTCTAAAGATTACCAATGGCAAATTAACACACAGCAAACCGATACGATACATATATCCGATGTGGCTGAAAAATTTCATTCCTATATCTGGGAATGGACGCCTGAAGTAATGAGGGCCTATGTTGATGATCAATTTTATTTTGAATACAAAAACGAAGGTTTGGGCGTATCAAAATGGCCTTACACAAAACCCTTTTCTTTGATATTAAATGTTGCTGTCGGTGGCGCTTGGGGTGGTGAAGAAGGAATAGATGATAGTGCATTTCCTCAATCAATGGAAGTGGATTATGTAAGGATATATCAGAAAAAATAA
- a CDS encoding family 16 glycosylhydrolase, with protein MKIFRTLTLVKIFLSILFVSALLSCSKNDDEETYAPDFTFSEDANDANKIVFSNTSTGAYLFMQWDFGNGEVSEKERANTKDYTVFYSEKGDYNVKLTLWGLDNELSNNKSTSKTISIENDVFVADFTFLINSAKPNFVTLNNTTQGDYDHISWTYNHNEITGDNINETEIYLPKAGIYDVELHVYKGDFEKVLTKQISIAQDDPDYLNNMTLAWSDEFDESSVNTDYWTFETGAGGWGNNELQNYTNGDNAEVADGKLIITAKKVNDNKVAGSYTSTRMVSKGKQSFTYGRMEIRAKLPAGTGIWPAIWMLGENINTAGWPACGEIDIMEYVGYEPDVVHATVHTTAGFGSNGDGSSVTLSTAEEEFHIYGLLWDSNEMVFYIDTPDNITHTYAPSVKTADNWPFDNAQFFILNVAVGGDWGGAQGIDNAIFPQSMEIDYVRVYQ; from the coding sequence ATGAAAATATTCCGCACACTTACACTCGTTAAGATATTCTTGTCTATACTATTTGTGTCTGCATTACTGTCATGCAGCAAAAATGATGATGAAGAAACGTATGCTCCTGATTTCACTTTTAGTGAAGACGCGAATGATGCAAATAAGATTGTATTCTCAAATACAAGTACAGGTGCGTATCTATTTATGCAGTGGGATTTTGGAAATGGAGAGGTTTCTGAAAAGGAACGTGCAAATACAAAAGATTATACCGTTTTCTACTCAGAAAAAGGAGATTATAATGTAAAGTTAACCCTTTGGGGACTTGACAATGAGTTGTCGAATAATAAGAGTACAAGCAAGACTATCAGTATTGAAAATGACGTTTTTGTTGCTGATTTTACTTTTTTAATAAATAGTGCAAAACCAAATTTTGTAACATTAAATAACACGACCCAGGGCGATTATGATCATATTTCATGGACGTACAATCACAATGAGATCACTGGAGATAATATTAATGAGACTGAAATTTATTTACCCAAAGCTGGTATTTATGATGTGGAATTGCATGTTTATAAGGGTGACTTTGAAAAAGTTCTGACAAAACAGATAAGTATTGCTCAAGACGATCCGGACTATTTGAATAATATGACACTTGCATGGTCAGATGAATTTGATGAATCTTCAGTAAATACAGATTATTGGACCTTTGAAACCGGAGCTGGTGGATGGGGAAACAACGAATTGCAGAATTACACCAACGGCGATAATGCAGAAGTTGCAGATGGGAAGCTGATCATCACAGCAAAAAAAGTAAATGACAATAAAGTAGCGGGATCTTATACATCTACTCGTATGGTCTCAAAAGGAAAACAGAGTTTTACCTATGGACGAATGGAAATTCGTGCCAAATTACCTGCAGGTACTGGAATATGGCCTGCTATATGGATGTTGGGCGAAAATATAAATACAGCTGGATGGCCTGCATGTGGTGAAATTGATATCATGGAATATGTAGGTTACGAACCTGATGTTGTTCATGCTACAGTTCACACAACTGCTGGTTTTGGTTCTAATGGTGATGGCAGCAGTGTCACACTTTCAACTGCTGAAGAAGAATTTCATATTTACGGACTTTTATGGGATTCGAATGAGATGGTTTTCTATATCGACACTCCTGACAATATAACTCATACTTATGCACCATCTGTTAAAACGGCTGACAATTGGCCCTTTGACAATGCTCAATTCTTTATTTTGAATGTGGCTGTCGGTGGAGATTGGGGCGGAGCACAGGGAATCGACAATGCTATTTTTCCTCAAAGCATGGAGATTGATTACGTTAGGGTATATCAGTAA